The DNA sequence ccaagagtgtgGTGGAAGCACCTTCTTCCGACTTGGCTTTAACTAAAGTGTTTGGAGAAATGACCACTCTCCTCAAGGAGATTCACCAAGGACAAAAGGCATCTCACTCAATctaagccatccaagccccactATAAATCCTCCAACTTGAAGGACCTCCTAGAGTGTGTGGTTTATGCTTTAGTACCTCACACTACACCGACCAATACCATTAAGTCCAAGAGGATTACACTCTTGCGGTAGCCAACAACTACAACAACCGTCTACCCTATCAATCTCAAAATCAAAGCAATTACTCCCATGGTAATAGCTccaatcaagggtggagggacaaTGCTCAAGGAAACAACCACAGTCAAAGATGGAACCAAGACAACTCATCTtctcaataccaccacaacaaccAACCCTCTTCCCAATACCACAACAATACCTACCAAGCTAACCAAAACCACTATAATCAATCATACCAACACTCACAACAAAACCAAAATAATAACCATAGATACCAACCACCTCACCAAAGACAACAAACCAATCAACCTTCTTCCTCTTCCATAAACCAAAATGAAGATGCCTTCCATTCAATCTACCAAGAACAAGAGAGACTTCGGGCTATGATAAAGAAAAATGAAGAGAACACTAGAAATCAATTATCCAATATAGTCGAGATTCTCTCAAAGTTGTCCCTACCTCCTACCAACAATACCAACACCAACCAAGCCTCTAGCTCATCTAGCCTTCCTTCCCAACCTATCCCAAACCCAAGGGGTAGCATCAATGCAATTACCTTGAAGAGTGGTACAACGCTTAAGGAAGATGAGCCCAAGTCTATCAAGTTGGCGGAGGATGTTTCTAATGTAGAAGTTGGTGAAACAATGGAGATAGATgaagatgaaaaggagaaagtTGCAAAGGAAGAAAAAGAGCAATTGAGGGCCAAGGAACCGAAGAGAAAGAATAACTTAGAAGAACAAATTCCTATACCTTTCCCTACGATAGCCAAGAAGACCAAGAAGCATGAGGAGCTTAATCCCAACATAGTGCAAATCTTCAAGAGTGTGGAGGTAACTATTCCACTCTTTGATGCCATACATCAAGTCCCAAAATATGCTAAATTTCTTAAGGATGTGTGCACTCACAAAGAGAAGATTGGTGGGCTAGGGATGAATCTATTAGGTAATTCTGTTTCTTCTATGATGGATGATTTtcctgaaaaatatagtgatcccGGTCCTTGCTTGGTATCTTGTATGATTGGTGAGATTCAACTTAAGGATTgcatgtgtgacctagggtcgTGTGTGAGTATTTTGCCACTCTCGATTTATGAGAAGTTGAACCTTGCACCGCTGAGGCGATCCGGGGCTAGGTTTGTGCTTGCGGACAAGAGTATAATTTCAGTTGTGGGTATTGCTGAGAATGTGTTGGTGAGAATTCAGGACTTAATCTTTTCGATGGATTTTCATATCCTAGAGACACCTCCCATTGATTCGGATAAGCCATCCTCCATCTTACTTGGGAGGCCATTCTTGAAGATATCCCGGTTTAAACTAGATACATTTTCAGGAGATTACTCATTTGAAGCCAAAGGGAAGGTGGTCAAGTTCAAATTGGAGGAAACCATGGGGCAACCTCTAGAGGTACATTCAATTTTCGGTTGTGACATTGTTGAAGATGATGTAATTGAAGAAAACACTTTGGGAGTGATGGCGAGATAAGTGTCAATAGAAACTTGGGGATAAGAGGAGTTAGCAAGGAAAAGGGAAAAGATCCACAACTCCCATATTCTCAAGGAAACAAGGCGCCCAATCATAGTTCGATTGACAAGTGGAAGTATCTTCCCTTAAAGGATACTCTCATCAAGGGCAATAAGAAGGACAAGATGGATGTCCTTGAGGATGTTCCAAAGAGGTGATCGCAAGCTCATGACCgtctaacttaaggacgttaaagaaaagtgctaggtgggagacaccccaccatcgTATGATCCTCCTTGTATATAGTTTCTTGCATGTAACTTTAGAGCctttgtttgattttgttgagTTTGCTTAAGTGTGcttgattttgtttgattttgttgagtttgttAGAGTCTTCATGAGGATTTCATTGATCCTGGTTtggttaaattgaaaattttgaagaaaaatgctTGATTTTGATTATTGCATGAAATTTTAAGTGTTTTTGAAGtattaaaaaaaaggagaaggggcattccacgcgtaagcgtggacgacgcgtacacgCGGTATTCATTACCgcaactcctggtacaaaaaccagagagttatgatggaacTGTGCGGGAGGGGTGCCAGGAGCACAATCCCTCCCCCACATGCATGTCAGTGACACATACGCGTTCTTGGTTTTTTTCGTACATCCACGCGCGAGCGTGGACGACGCACACGCGTCGTAGGCTGATGTTggaactcctggtacaaaaaccagagagttgtgccggaGCTGTGCGAATTTTGTGTGAAGAGCACGATTTGTCCCCACGCGTACACACAGCTGAAGCATACACGTCTCACCTCTTTTCTGATGGCCACGCGTCATATGCCTTTCTCtgctttccacgcgtacgcgtggatgaagcGCACGCGTCGCGCATCCAACGCAACTTACCCTGCGCGCTGCCCTATTCCCTCCCATttgattttctttcttctactcttttttcctttcttcttccttctccttaCCACCTCTTCTCCGCCCACAACCACCGACGACCTCAATCACCGGTGACCACCACCTCCGGCGGTCCCAcaccttctctctcttctcttcttctccttcttcttctcctattcTCACTTACACTCAACCTCACTTTCCTCCTTCTTTCAaggttttatttctcttttttctcttttgctttttaaaaattatccttTGTTGTTGCATTTAATTACTCTACTCTCTTTGTTCTTAgttgtatttgaattttattgtttgtagctcacttttagttcttttccttcttcttatatttttgcATGGGTGTTgatttcattttatattttgagTTGATGGATTATTTTGCCATTTCTTGGTTTGTTTGGGCTATATGGGTGTTGCTTTGATGATTGGCATTCTATTTTGGGTATATCACATACTTAGTATTCCAAACTTGCTTGTTATTTATACTTTGCATACCAAGTATTTGTGAAAAAGGGCCCAATGACACTTTGGTTCATTTTTTACCTTTTTCTTTCAACTTAGTGCCTCTTTTTCATAACCCTTGCGCGCCATGTTCATTGACCTTCATTTCCATGATTTTTCATCATCAAATGCTCATTATTTGTGGTTTGCTATGCTTGTAGCGTCATGCAAGAATGAATGGTTCCATGCTCAATAACCCTACATTCTTCAATTCTATGCTTAATTGTCTTGGAGTTAGTTGAGCCAATAgttttcttgtgattcccaccATTTTTGCATGTATGTATCATTGTTGCATCGATGCTTGAGTTTACTCCTCTCATGCCTTATACTCGCATGTATCTTTCACTCTTGCATCTAGTGTTAGTGAGGTGCCTCCATGATCATATTGTTGTCTTGCTTACATGTTATAGCTACCATATATTCAAGACGCTTTACGCTCTTGTGGCATTAATCCTCACTTGCATTTTCTTAACTCCAGTGTTTATCTATCTGAGCTtaatgtttcttctttttctttctttttaggaTAGCCACCAGAAAGGAACAAGAAGACACCAATGTAAAGGGCATATATAAAGGCACTCACTAGAGAACAAGCTTCAAAGTCAAGTGCCAATTCACCACCTCCTAAGCAATTGACAACAGATCATAGCATTGATGAGGCAGAGGAAGCAGCCTCCATATGGGAAGTGGACTAAGTCTCACGATTGCAACCAAATGGAAGGATGAGAACCCACATGAGGATATTGCCAACCATAAGCTCCACCATAAGCTCACTGGTCGCACCAACCCACCTACGGCGGAAACCGACACTCCGGTGTCAACTTCGGATCATGGCGAAGAAGTAATCAAGAGGTGAACATGGAGACGTCCTTGTTTCACCATTCTATGGCCATTGCGAGTGACACTCCCGGACCCACTCTGTTCATCATtgatagcacggaggaccgtgcaaaattctaagtgtggagaggtcgtttACCGACTTTCGTAGGTAACAACCCTTCTTTTCAATACccaaatcttaattttcttttgtcaATTAGGATAATTTGTATTGCATAGATAGTTTTTGCATTTAAATACTTTTTGCATGGTAGTTTTTTGTAAATATATCTAGAGTTATGCTTGTTAAGTGATTGGGTGTGCATGAACTAGATGAATTACTTTTTCCATCCAATCACTTCTtgctaggactacttggttagagtgatgatttcttttccaagaaactgttttagggcaccctaccaatttgaaaaaaaaaaatttgtgttgaaCTTGCCTGGAGAAATTAATTTTGGAAcaggtttttgagctaagaacacacaagcatgtgagttttgagcttaattgcgtggttacatcatataaccacttatttccattcttgtgtgcattattctctttctatgattgcaatctttgatttgtttgattctttatgtccattattttgtgtatgaatgcatttatgtgattgaggccattgtttcaataaccacttacccaaatagcctcaCATTTGTCTACCATTATTAACCAATTTTCAGCCTATGTTAAATCCCTTTTTATTCTTTAATGTAGCATATCACTacccttaagtgaaaaacaataaatgtcctccaatttagatctttgattagcttaggctagtgagagtgtgtgtcATTTAAGCGGGAGGGAAGCTTGGGAACATTGATagaggtaaaagtgtatttttgtatttttattaaaaatattgaaaattgggtacatactcatgcattgaatgtttaaaccatatgcattgataccgttgtatataattcatcttttcattatatttttattatctgtTTTTTATATTTCTTATCTATGCAAATTTATCTTGATGTTAGTTATATCTTACTGAGAAATAACGTATTtatagtatatatattttattctttttagaaGCACATCTATATCATATTATTTAGAAGCATATGTATGTTATATGACTATTTCATAATGTACTATACGACTGTCTCATAACACGAGTAAAAAATTCGTAACATACCCGAAAACCAAATGATGAAATTCAATTGTCATGTGAAAATGCAAAGAACAATAAAATTTACAACGAACACTATCATTAAAGTAAACTCGACAAAATATTACACTAAATAAACACAACCCTACATATATATTACTGGCGGAAGTAAAACCAATGTTGACTCCTCCCTGTGGACACCTCCTACGTGGCTATGTGTGTGGCCACACTATCTGCAAAGCCCACATCTCTTGGGTCTATTCAGATCAGCTTCATCCATTGTAGTCTAGATCCTAGTAGCCTTGATCCCGTTGTGCCTATCTGATATGACTAGAATAGCCAGCTGAGGCGTTACGTGTTGCcaaaggtgagatagaaagaaTGACCATGACTCTGCATTCTCACCCTCCACAAGTGTGAATGTAATAGGAATAATATTGAAATTGTCGTCCTGAGCAATCGCAACGAGCAGTGTACTCCAGCATTTGCCGTACAAGTGGGTCCCATCGACACTAAACAACAGCTTACAATGCCGGAAGGCTTCGATACATGATGAAAATGTCCAAAAAAACCTATGGAAATATGCTGATGACTCATCGACTTGCCCACCAACTCGCACAGGACTCGTCCTTAATATTGCAGCACTACCTGGCATCGTGATCTGCACACCCAGTACCCATCGTGACAACTCATTATACGACTCTTCCCAATCTTCGTAAATATGTGCCATGGCCTTCTACTTAGTCAACCAAACCCTCTTGTAAGTCGGTCTAAAACTGAAATGTGTCTCTGTCGTATTCTATAGTAT is a window from the Arachis hypogaea cultivar Tifrunner chromosome 17, arahy.Tifrunner.gnm2.J5K5, whole genome shotgun sequence genome containing:
- the LOC112763099 gene encoding uncharacterized protein; the protein is MIKKNEENTRNQLSNIVEILSKLSLPPTNNTNTNQASSSSSLPSQPIPNPRGSINAITLKSGTTLKEDEPKSIKLAEDVSNVEVGETMEIDEDEKEKVAKEEKEQLRAKEPKRKNNLEEQIPIPFPTIAKKTKKHEELNPNIVQIFKSVEVTIPLFDAIHQVPKYAKFLKDVCTHKEKIGGLGMNLLGNSVSSMMDDFPEKYSDPGPCLVSCMIGEIQLKDCMCDLGSCVSILPLSIYEKLNLAPLRRSGARFVLADKSIISVVGIAENVLVRIQDLIFSMDFHILETPPIDSDKPSSILLGRPFLKISRFKLDTFSGDYSFEAKGKVVKFKLEETMGQPLEVHSIFGCDIVEDDVIEENTLGVMAR
- the LOC112763100 gene encoding uncharacterized protein; this encodes MAHIYEDWEESYNELSRWVLGVQITMPGSAAILRTSPVRVGGQVDESSAYFHRFFWTFSSCIEAFRHCKLLFSVDGTHLYGKCWSTLLVAIAQDDNFNIIPITFTLVEGENAESWSFFLSHLWQHVTPQLAILVISDRHNGIKATRI